GACTTTCCTCCCTTGATCGTCATGAGATCATATATAGGGTTTCTTTGAGCTATTCGTTGAACTTCGCTTATGGATAATCAGTAAGATCGGTATTTTGCTTTTCATAACGAGTACCATTTCGTGAGATTAGAAAGAGTGAAATGAGTCCAGAGGGAATAACGAAGTAATGAACTTAACACCAGCTCTCCCTCAGACATTATAACCGGTTCCACTCCCATGGTTTTGAACATAAGTTCCGTCTGAAACGTTTTGCCTTGTCCTTTACCCACAATGTTAAAGAGATGGTGGGCTGATATTAATCACTGGCTCTTAACAGAGTAGCAACAGTCATTCGTTATCTTGGAGAAAGAGATGGAAGATGGTTTTTTAAGGGAGGTTAAAGTGAGTGAATGCGGAGAGGAAGAAAGAATACTGTAGTGGGGTAAAGATATGCTTGCAAGCGCCATTAAACTCCCCAAATCTCAACACAGTTAAAGTTGTACGTACCTTTCAAAAAAGAGTCAGACTTTTTCTGACCTTCTTTTCAACCCAAGTTAGTGTTAAAGAATAATAGCCATTTGCTCAAAGCCAACATGCACGGGTCTTATATAAAGTCATGTCTTTTTTTTCTTTTTTTTTTCTGAAGTCATGTATTTTCGAAAGAAGGAAAGAAACAATATTCTTGTTTCTTGTCTGATGTAGTAGCTAATCCTGTGGTTATCTCAGACAATGACTAGTTTTGGTCCAACGTTCAACTTCAATCTTTTTTTTTTGTCACTGACTTCAATCTAATTCTCTTTGTTAACTACTTGTAGTTCCAATAATGCAGAAAACTAATTTCATTCGGATAAGGCTTGACACTTAACAAAGCGTTACTTAGTTAATCTTTAAAAGGTGATCAGCAAACAAATTAATGAAAGCATGCATAAAGCAGCGGTTACTTGCTGCATGCATTGGTACTAAATTAATTCATACCATCATCATTATTCATTATCATTGATTATATGAGCATATACATACATATCCACTTATAATTACACACAGATATGTATGATACAGCACAGAACAGTAAAGTTAGTTCCCCTTACAACAATATTGAACTTAGATATAGAGAACAATATTGTGATCATGATGAGATCGAGATGAAAGGAGAGTGTGGATCAAGAGAACCAGTTAACGAGATCGTACACATGGCTACCAGCTGGAGGAGGAGGCACATCTTGCATGACCTTCTCTTGTCCCTTTGGATAGTATATTCCCGTGGCTTCATGTGGGACCCAACTACTCTCTGAAAACGATGTCGTCTCTCTGGCGACGTTGAAACCTCTCATCGTCTTGATCTCAGCCTCTCCGACGCTGGCGCCATCAGTCTTCATCGCCTCCCTTACTATGTCGTGCGATGCAGTGTTCTTGTGGATAGATTTCCTAAGCATCGGTCTGTACATGTAATTTCATGTGTAAACTATAAGTTAGTCATTTACGATCTTGCATGTGATCATGCATTATCAATATGACATGCAAGTAGGTGTAAACTTACTTGACGAGCATGGTGTTCATCGTTTGTGCACCACGAGACGAGAAGGCGGAAGTTGCCATGTCAATCTCTATATATGATCTCTTACAATAATGTGTTAATAGATACAAATATACAATATAGTGTGTGTGAGTGTATTATGACTTGTGAGAGTTGCATTACTCCATTTATATACACGCATCAATCATCAAATGTGAATGGAATTTAACATACAAAAAAATAAAATAATATTGGAGTGGGAGAGAATCCACACTCACATCTTCCAATGTAAAGATTATGGCCAGACCCATGCCTCTCTTTGGTCATCTCCTCCACGTGACATCATCATCGACGTCCTATAATTTTGGATCCTTCCTCTAAACATAGACATAGGTCTCCGGTTATTAACTGAATCGAACCAAACCAAAATATTTGGTTTTCAGTTCAGTTTGATTTAGAGACTTGGTTTGATCGGCAATTCAAGAAAAAAATGGTTTTTGCATTGATTCATAGTTAATTCGTTTTTTTTTTCTTAATTTACAAAACTATATCGATATTAACCAAAATTTGGAACTCGATAAACCAAATTAACCGAACTTGGCCACAATTATTCAATTTATAATCA
This genomic interval from Brassica oleracea var. oleracea cultivar TO1000 chromosome C2, BOL, whole genome shotgun sequence contains the following:
- the LOC106326378 gene encoding uncharacterized protein LOC106326378, with product MATSAFSSRGAQTMNTMLVKPMLRKSIHKNTASHDIVREAMKTDGASVGEAEIKTMRGFNVARETTSFSESSWVPHEATGIYYPKGQEKVMQDVPPPPAGSHVYDLVNWFS